One window from the genome of Gossypium hirsutum isolate 1008001.06 unplaced genomic scaffold, Gossypium_hirsutum_v2.1 scaffold_672, whole genome shotgun sequence encodes:
- the LOC121226999 gene encoding uncharacterized protein: protein MDWQSLELKLVSCRDLKAFNFFQKLSAYSVVSIVIINEQPKKKEEHPQKKHLQRQKTGIAKGGKNPEWNHVFEFDLESLPPEESDHLFLKFDLRADGLVNRTIGEVRVPLKALIDDFCGVVRFVSYQVRDSDGKPNGVLNFSYKLKGKVKTNGNYDDSPRLIQSSSPEKSTQCSSDKIVYPKVEVDDNNNQSWRREIVRYPSLDDACNTGPVFQWQTAGTGSYYSSRNMVTLVPGGYLDPYSRSSPVVQPSVTYWYTVEPTMLQ from the coding sequence ATGGATTGGCAGTCTCTAGAACTCAAACTTGTCTCCTGCCGAGATCTCAAAGccttcaatttcttccaaaaactCTCTGCCTACTCTGTAGTTTCCATCGTCATCATCAACGAACAACCCAAGAAGAAAGAAGAACACCCGCAAAAGAAGCATCTGCAGCGCCAGAAGACTGGTATCGCCAAAGGAGGCAAGAACCCAGAATGGAATCACGTGTTTGAGTTCGACCTCGAAAGCTTACCCCCCGAGGAATCCGATCATCTTTTCCTCAAGTTCGATTTGCGTGCGGATGGCTTGGTCAATAGAACAATCGGCGAGGTGCGTGTTCCTTTGAAGGCTTTGATAGATGATTTTTGTGGGGTTGTGAGGTTCGTCAGTTACCAGGTTCGTGACAGTGATGGGAAGCCTAATGGGGTGCTTAATTTTTCGTATAAGTTGAAAGGGAAGGTGAAAACAAATGGAAATTACGATGATTCTCCACGTCTAATCCAATCGTCTTCTCCTGAAAAAAGCACCCAATGTTCCTCTGACAAAATCGTTTACCCCAAAGTGGAAgtagatgataataataatcaaTCATGGCGACGGGAAATTGTTCGGTACCCTTCACTGGACGATGCTTGTAATACTGGACCAGTGTTTCAATGGCAAACAGCAGGAACAGGGAGCTATTACAGTAGTAGGAACATGGTAACTTTGGTTCCTGGAGGATATCTTGATCCATATTCAAGATCATCACCAGTGGTGCAG